GAGCAAGCCGAGCGCCGTGCGCATCCAGGCCAGGAAGGTGCGTTCGTTGGCGAGGGTGAACCGGTAGTCGAGGTCCTCTTCCCCGTCCTCGGATTCGGCGTCCGGGCTCGGCAGCGTCATGCCGCGCCGAACAGCACCGTCATCGATGCACCACGCCGGTCATCGGAATCCACTGGGCACCTTCCCACACAGGCAAACGCTCGGCTAAGCCACCCTAACCGGGCGCGCGTGGGGAATCCATGCACCGCGCGACGCCGTGACCATGCGGTTATCGCGCGACTCAGACGGGGACCGCGTCCTCGAACGTCATGGCCAGCCCGGCGATGGTCGAGGTCATGATCGCGCGATGCGGCAAACGCAGCGAGCGCAGTTCGGCGGCGATGGGATGATCGCCGAGGGTCAGGGTGGCGCCGCCGGGCCGGCCGCGCACGCCGGACGGTTCCATTCGCCAAGGTGTGCAGCGGGTTACCCCGTCGATGTGCGAGTAGGCCTCGAAGGAAGCGGTCGTCCGCGTGCGGCGCGGCGTGGCGACACCCTGTCGAACGGTCAGATCGACGATGAGATCGCCATCCTGATGGAGCGTGCCGTGCCGGAGCGGGCCGCCGTGGTGCACGTCGAAGTCGGCGAGTTGCTTGGGAAATCCCCAGATGCCGCGCCCGGCCGCCAGCGTGAAGTCGCCGTCGACCGGCAGTTGATGGATGAACACCCCGGCCTTGTTCGTCGCGAGCGCACGGAGATCGCCGCGGCCACGATCGGCCCGGTGGTGGCGGACCATGAACGAGACACCGAACTCGTTGTAGGGACCGAGATCACCGTCCACGTATTCGACGAAGACGAGTGAGCACATCGCTCGCCCGGCGGGCAGCCGCAGCACCCGCAGACCGGAGTAGTCGATCAGTCGTTGCGCGGCGTCGGCGGGCACCAGATAGCTCGCCATGAACGCGTGGGCCAGCCGGATCCGCACGGGCATGCGAACTTCCTGGCCGAGGACCGTGTGGGTGCTCACTCGAACGCCTTCCCGTGCACCGCGCGGCGTGTGGCGGTACCGCTCATCAGAATCTAGAACGCGTTCTAGTTTATCAACTCGCCTTCCACCGAGACGGCTCAATCAGAAAAAGGAACACGTATCAGCACTCCCTACGACGCCCCGATTGCGGCAATAGTGGAGCAAACAGAATCCGCGGTGCGCCCGACCACCGCCGAGGCCGAAGGATTGCCCGAACCATGACAGTGCGCTCGCTGCCCGCCTTCCTTGCCATCGCCACCGCGCTGCTCACCGGCACGAGCGCGACGGCGCACGCCGCCGCCGAGCCGAGCCGCATCGTTGTGATCGTGCCCGGCCAGTACATCGGCGCGCTGCCCTACGGACCGATGGCCGACGCGCTGCGCACCGACGGAACCGAGGTGCGGGTGCTGGATCTGAACGGCTTCGATCTCACCGCCGACGCCGCCGCCATCGATCGCGTCGTCACCGAAACCCGCGCTCAGCACCGGAATGCCGAGATCGATCTGGTGACCCACAGCATCGGCGCGATCAGCTCCCGCCTTTATCTGAAGTCCCGTGACGGCGCTCGCCACATCGGCACCTACGTCTCGATCGGCGCGCCGCAATACGGTTCACCGGGTGCGTGCGGCCAACCCGCCGCGCCGGAAGCCTGCCCCGGGACCGAGTTCATGACCGCGCTCAACGCGGGCGACGACACCCCGGGACCGACCAGGTACTACTCGATTCGCAGCGCCCGCGAGTGGGCCGACGGCAGGCTCGACGGCGGCCAATGCCGGATGACACCGTTCCCCTCGCTCGGCAACGGCGGCCTCGACCACACCCTCGAACCGGCCAACCCGGCTGTCTGGCAACAGGTTCGGCAGGCCCTCGCGGGCGACTGCGCCGGCGACTACGTCGACGAGCCGGACGGCGCGATCACCCCGGAGGCCACCCTCTACCCGGGCGGCGTGTAGCTCTGCTGGAATTCCACGTCGTCGCCCAGCCGCGCTTCGAGTCCGTCCAGCACACAGAGCAGACCGAAGTCGAAGGCCATGGCCCGGGCGAACTCAGGATTGGTGGGTGTCGTGGCCCGGAAGTCCGCTTGTAGTTCGGGGTAATCCCGGGCCGCGTGGTCCATCATCTCCACCACGGACTCGCGATCGAATTCGAGTTGGCCGTAGGAGTTTCGCCAGGCGATCTCCGGTAGCACCACGCCGAGCACGTAGGACATCACCGTGCCGCTGGCGAGATAGATGTCCGTGCCGCGGAACCCGGCACCGACGTAAGCGCGGCGCAGGCGATCGGTGACGCGCAGCGCATTCGGCCCCATGCTCGGCAGTTGGCCGATCAGCATCGCGCCCCACGGATGCGCCCGCAGCACCGCACGGAAGTTGTAGGCGAAGTCCGACAGCAGCTCTCGCCACGGCACGTCGTCGGGCTCCGGCGTATCCGCCATCCCCCAGAACTCGTCGAGGGCCAGTTCCAGCAGTTCGTTCTTGTTGGCGACGTACCAGTAGAGGCTGGTCGCGCCGGCGCCGAGCTTGGCTCCGAGCTTGCGCATGCTCAACGCCTCGAGCCCCTCGGCGTCGAGAAGCTCCACCGCGGCGGCGATGATCTGCTCGCGATGCAGGCCCGACGCCTTGGGCCGGCGTGGTTCGCGGAGCCATACCGAATCGAACTGCTTGGTCACGAGCCCAATCCTATATTGACTCGCACACTGTTCCAGTTCATCGTACGCTGTGCGAGTGGAATCGAACGTTGTACGAGATCCTCGCCGTTGGTGGATTCTGGGGGTCCTCTGTCTGTCCTTGCTGGTGCTGATGCTCGACGGCACCGTGCTCAATCTCGCTATCCCGTCCCTGATCCGGGAACTGAACGCCACGCCGTCGGACATCCAGTGGATCCTGGACGCCTACGTCCTGGTCTTCGCGGGACTACTGCTGACCGCGGGCAGCCTGTCCGACCGGTTCGGCCGTCGCCGGATGCTGATCCTCGGCCTGGCCGTGTTCGGTGTGGCCTCGCTGGCCGCCGTGCTCGCGACCGAACCGTGGCAGGTGGTCGGCGCGCGCGTGGCGATGGGCGTCGGCGGCTCGCTGCTGATGCCGTCCACGCTGTCCATCTTGATGACCACGTTCGCCGAGGACGAACGACGCAAGGCGATGGCGGCCTGGTCGACGGTGTCGATGGTCGGCATCGTGGCCGGACCCACCCTGGGCGGCTTTCTGCTGCAGCACTATTGGTGGGGCTCGGTGTTCCTGCTCAACATCCCGGTCGCGATCCTCGCGATCGTCGCCGCGGTGGTGCTGATGCCCGAAACCACCGGTGAGCAGCGGCCGGTCGACCTCATCGGCGTGCTGCTGTCCATCGTCGCGCTCGTCTCGACCGTCTACGTGATCATCGAGCGGGAGTGGAACATCGGGATGATCGCGCTCGCCGCACTCGCCGCGGTCGGATTCGTGGTGTGGGAGAGCCGATCCGAACATCCGATGCTGCCGCTGGCGGTATTCCGCAACCGCGACTTCACCGGCACCTGCCTGACCCTGCTGCTGATGGTGTTCGGGATGGGCGCGGTCATGCTGATGCTCACCCAGTACCTGCAGTTCGTGCTCGGGTACGGACCGATGAAAGCCGGTCTGGCCCTCCTGCCCTACGCGGTGGCGGCCGCCGTGTGCAACGGACTCGGCGCCACCTTGGGCAAGACGCTCAGCAACAAGACGCTGATCGTCTCCGGCCTGCTGGTGATGAGCGGCGCCTTCGCGATCCTCGCGGTCGGCGAGGGCTACCTGTGGGTGCTGGTCAGCATGCTGGTCATGGGTATCGGCGGCGGCCTGGCCGGGCCGGCCGCGTACGCGGCGATCATGAGCGCCATCCCGCTCGAACACGCGGGCGTCGGCTCGGCGATGAACGACACGCTGCAGCAGGTCGGCATGGCGATCAGCATCGCGATGCTGGGTAGCGTGCTGGCGGGCGTGTTCACCGAGCACATGCCCGCGGACGCACCCGAGGCGGCTCGCGAATCCATCGGCGCCGCTTTCCAACTCGGCTTCGCCGAACCCGCGAAGGAGGCGTTCACCGCGGCGATGTCCACCGGCTCCTGGATCAGCGCGGGCTTCAGCCTCGCGGCCGCGCTGCTCGGCCTGACGCTGCTGCGGACGCCACGGAAACCGGCCGAACAGCCGCAAACGGATCCGGTCGACGTCGGATAGTCAACCGCCCGGACCCACCCCGAGGTGGGTCCGGGCGCGAGTCGTCTCACCAGTCGTACTGCCACCAGTCCCAGGTCCAGCCGTCGTCCGGCCAGTCGTCACCCGGCGATTCCGGCTCCGGCCACTCGCTGTCCGGCCATTCGTCCTCGGTCTGGTTCTCCTCGCCGTCGGTGCCGGTCCCCGGCGTGGGGCGATTCGGCGGCGCGGGCTCGCCGCAGTCGGGGGCGACCGGGCCGTTGCTGCCGGTGTAGAGGAAGCCATCGCTGATCCACTTGCCGGTGTCGAGCTTGTTCCACAGATCGGTGGGGCCCCACTTGCCGTCGAGCCGGTCACCGCGGGCGGTGCAGACGATCGTCACGGAATCCCCGTCACGGACCGTGCCGACGATCGCGTTCCGAGTACCAGGACCCGAGCGCAAGTTGACCTTTCGATGCCGGTCCGGATATGGGCGCACGATGCCGTTGGCCAGTGTGGGATCGGGTTCGGGCGTCGGGGGTTTGGGAGTCGTGGGCGGTTTGGGAGTCGTGGGCGGTTTGGGAGTCGTGGGCGGCTTGGGAGTCGGTGGCGCCGGTGTGGGTTTCGGGGTGGTCGGCGGTTTCGATGTCGGCGGTGTGGGCGTCACGGTCGGCGGGGCCGGATTCGCATCGTCTCCGCCGCCGTAATTCATCAACCGGCCGCCGGCCCGGACCTGTTTGCCCTCGCGCTCGGCGAAGCCGCCGTAGGCTTCCGGGCCTTCCCGGAAAGTCCAGCCGCCCATGGTCGTACCGTTCAAACTGATCGGCTCGTTGCCTCGGTAGAGCGACATGTGCACGTGCGGACCGCTGGCGAAACCACCACATGGCAACTGGGTTCCGATATGCCCCAGATACGTCCCCGCCGCGATCTCGGATCCGTTCGCGGCGTCGATCACATTGGTCATGTGGTAGTAGGTGGTGCTGAGGCCGTTGTTGTGCACGATTTTCACCTCGGCACTGCCATTGCGGACGCACGTCTTGTAGACCCGGCCGGACGCGGGAGCCACCACTCGGCCGTCGCCGCCGTTGAAATCCAAAGAATTGTAGGGGCGACTCGAACCGGAGATGCCGTGCGGACCGCCACCCATGTACCACGCTTGCCCCTGCGGCCAAGGTAGGGAAAGCGCCGTATTCGCCGAACGCGGTTGCGGCGCGGTCAAAGCCGCCTTCTCACCGTGACTCACCACCGATTCCGGTGCCGCACTCACCAGATGGCCGAACTCCGGCGTTCCTTCCAGCGCGACGGTCCAATCGTCGTCATCGTCGAGTTTCGCGACATATAACGTCGATTTCGGTGCGTCTTCGCTGTCGCCGTCCTGCGGGACGGTCGCCGCGCCGAACACCCATTCGCCGTCGCTGCGCATGCGATCGATCACCGGATCTTTCTCGGTGGCCTCCGGGATCTGTTCCCGCACAAGGGTATCGCTGATCGCGTCGTCCAGGCCGTCGGGGGTGGGCTCGGCGCCGACCGGCCCGGCAGCCACCGCTAACGCGATGATGGTGATGCTGACCAATATCGTGATGGCACTCGAAATTATCCAGCCGCTGGATCGGCGTGGATCGGTCGATCTCAAGATAAGACAACTTCCTACGTCGGTCGGTGATTATCGCCGCGCAATAATGTTGCGCGAGTTCCCATTTCCCGAGAGCGAGCGTAGGGCGGCGGACCGCATAAGCCCAGCAAAGCTGGTGCTTCTATAGGAAGGATTAAGTCTGTCTAATCACGATTGAATCACGTTCGGCGAATGCCGGACCTGGACCGTTGCCGAGTCAGGCGCGGGGGTGTGCTTGGTCGTGCACCTTTTTGAGGCGCTCGATCGAGACGTGCGTGTAGAGCTGCGTGGTGGCCATGCTGGCGTGACCGAGGAGTTCCTGGACCACGCGCAGGTCGGCGCCGCCCTCCAGCAGGTGGGTGGCGGCGGTGTGCCGCAGACCGTGCGGACCCATGTCGGGCGCGCCGGGGATGGACGAAACCACCTCGTGCACAACGGTTCTTGCCTGTCGCTGATCCAGTCGCTTACCCCGGCGGCCGAGCAGGAGCGCGCGGCCGGACTCCGTGGTCGCGAACGCGGGGCGACCATGCCGGAGCCAGGCGCCGATCGCCTCGTCCGCCGGAACACCGAACGGCACCGACCGCTCCTTGTTGCCTTTGCCGAGCACGCGCACCACACGGCGTTCCCGATCCACGTCCTCGATGTCCAGGCCGCACAGCTCGCTCACTCGAATTCCGGTGGAGTACAGGAGTTCTACGATCAACCGGTCGCGTAGCGCCATCGGATCGTGCTGGGCGGCACCCGATTCCGCCGCGTCCATGGCACCCACGGCCTGCTGACGACCGAGTACCGCAGGCAGCACTCGATGTGCCTTGGGCGAGCCGAGGCGCAGGCCCGGGTCGACGGTCAGGCGGCCGGTCTGGGTGAGCCATGCGGTGAACGTCCGGGCCGATGAGGCGCGCCGGGCCATCGTCGTGCGAGCCACCCCCGCCGCGGATTGCTGCGCGAGCCAGGAGCGCAAGAGCAGCAGATCCAGTTCCCGCACCGCGGAATCCGCGGATCGGGCGTACAGGTGGCCCAGCAGTGCGCGCGCATCACCGAGGTAGGCACGCACGGTATGCGCCGAACGATTCCGCCCGAGACGCAGATGCCTGCCGTACTCCGTCAGCAGTGCTTCCAGGTCTTCAGGTAGTTCGTCCATCACACAACCGTCCCCACCGCCCTCCCGATTGGCAAGCCACCGCGCCGGTTCGGACCATGACACAGCGCCGCGGCCGTCACAGGTCCTCCGGCAGGATGCGGAAGCCCTCGGAGCCCGTCAGCGGGCGGATCGCCCGGAAATCCCGATGATCGAGGGTCAGGATCACATCGGTCTCGAATTCGGCGGCCAGCACCACGTTCACCGCGTCGGTGAGATCGAGCCGTAGGTCGGCGTATTTGTTTTGCACCGCACGCGCTTTACGCAGGTAGTCACTGGGCAAGGCGGGCACGGCAACCCGGCCCGCCGGCTCGTGTTCGAGCAGCCAGTCGTTGATCACACCAGCCGTCGACCAGTCGAAGTCTCGTTTCGCGAGGTGCTCCAGCTCGAGAAAAACCAGCGGGCAGACCACCACCAGCGCGGCAGCGGCCAACGCGGACCGCGCCCGGTCGTGCTCGGGTGCGCTGGCATCGAAGGCGGCAAAGAGCCCCGACGTATCCGCGACGACGATCACGTATTCCGCCGGATGATCTCCTCGTGCACTATTTGTTTGAGTTCGTCGTGCGTCCATTCGCGGCCGGAACGGAACGTCGGGATGTCCCAGTCCTCGCTCCACCGTTTCGTACGCAGTGCGGCGATGTGGAACGCCTCGCGGAAAATCTCCGATTCCGGGCGGCCCTCCCGCGCGGCAGCGGCTTTGATCAGGGCCAGGTCCTCCTCGTCGACCATGACCGTCGTCTTTTTCAACATGGTGGTTATGGTACCAGTGCCATACATTGTGACCTGCCTCTTTTATCGGGGTTGTGTACATGCGGTCAGGCTTTCTCGGTAGTTGAGCGATCGATCGGCGTGCGGAACCAACCGCCCGCGCCGGTTCCGACCGATCCGGCGAGTTCCAGGGCCGGTAATGCGGCTCGCACCACCGCCAACGACAGGCCCGATTCCTCGGCGAGTTCACGCGGAGTCCGGGAACCGGTCTGCGGTAGTGCGGCGAAGACGACGGCTTCGTCGCCGGACAGGTTTTCGGCGGTGGCGGCGGGTGGGTCCGTTGCACCGGATAGCGGCAGGCGCAGCGGACCCGCCTCCTCGATCACCTCGTCGGCACAGGTGACCAGTCGTGCTTCGCCGTCACGAATCATGCGGTGACAGCCCACAGAGGCGGCCGAGGTGACCGGGCCCGGCAGCGCCAACGCCGGACGACCCAGGCGCCGCGCCCATTTCACCGTGTTGCGGGCACCGCTGCGCGCACCCGCCTCCATCACCAGGACGCCGTCCGCCAAGGCGGCGATCAAACGGTTCCTGGACAGGAACTGATGTTTCAGCGCCGCGGTCCCCGGTGCGTATTCACTGACCACTACACCGGTTTCGGCGATCTCCGCCAGCAGACGATCGTGCTGTGCGGGGTACGGACGGTCGATACCGCAGGCGAGGACCGCGATGGTGCCGCCGCCGGCCGCCAGTGCCGCACGGTGCGCCATCCCGTCGATGCCGAAGGCCGCACCGGACACGATCGTCCACCCCTGCGCCGCGAGTTCACCCACGATCTCCGCGGTGGCGTGGTTGCCGTACCCGGTACTGCATCGAGCGCCCACTACCGCGAGCGCACGCTCGCTCGCCTGCCGCAACGAGCGATGGCCACGCACCCACAGCACGAGCGGCACCGCGCTGTCGCGATCACGAGCGGCCTCGAGTTGCGCGAGGCCGAGCAGCCGCCAGGACGGCCACTCCGGATCGTCGGGGGTCACGACCCGGCCGCCGATGCGCGTCATCCACTCCAGATCCCGTGCCGCCGAATCTGTGCCACGCCGCTGCTCGGTCGGCCCACGCAACGATTCCGGCAGCACGCACTCGCGCACCGCACGCGCCGCCTCCACCACCCCCACCGCCTCGATCAGTGCCGACAGCGCCGCACAGGGGCCGCCGACCACCCGCGACAAGTACACCCACGCCAGCCGCCGCTCCTCGTCCTCGGCCACCGACCCCGCCGGGTGCGCACCCGGCCCCGCTGCGCCGCTCACCGCACACCACCCGGCGGAAAACCCAGCGCCTCACGACCCGTCGACCGTGCTGGACCGTGCCGTTCAGCGCGACCCCGCACAAGTCCGGACACTTCTGTCTGTACCGCGCAAGCACCGCCACACCGCGGCACGATCGTGCACGCCGCCCGTTCGCTGCGTGGCGACGAAGCGGTGCTGCGCATCCAGTAGCTCGGTTTCACAGCGCACCTCGCTGACGGAAGTTCAGGGCGGCCAACACATCTCGGTCGGTGGGGAGGGCCGCGGCGCGAAGGTCGGCGATGGTCCAAGCCACGCGGATGGCCCTGTCGGCGCCGCGGGCAGACATTCGGCCCAGGCGCAGGGCGGTTTCGACGGGCGCGATCGCCGCGGGTGGTAGGCGGAAGCGTTGCCGCAGAATGTGGCCGGGGACTTCGGCATTCGTGAGCCAGCCGTATTCGCGCCAGCGGTGTACAGCCGCCTGGCGGGCCACTGCCACCCGCTCCCGCACCACCGCGCTGCTCTCGGACTGGTCCGTGCTGAACGCGGCCCCGGATCGGCCGCGCATCTGTACCCAGATATCGATTCGGTCCATCAGCGGGCCCGAGAGCTTGCCGAGATAGCGACGGCGGGCCAGCGGCGCGCAGATGCAGTCGATATCGCGGGCGGGGGCGCACGGGCAGGGGTTCGCCGCCAGCACCAGTTGGAAACGCGCCGGATAGCGCGCGACGCCGTCGCGGCGCGCGATCCGAACTTCGCCCTCCTCCAACGGAGTTCGCATCGCCTCCAGCACCTTGGTACCGATCTCGGCACACTCGTCGAGAAAGAGCACGCCGCGATGCGCCCGGCTCACCGCGCCGGGACGCGCGGTGCCCGAGCCGCCGCCGATCATCGCGGTCACCGAGGTCGAATGATGTGGCGCGACGAACGGCGGCATGGTGATCAGCGGATGGTCGCCGGACAGCATGCCCGCCATCGAATGGATGGCCGTCACCTCCAGCGACTCGGCTTCCGACAGTGGCGGCAGCAAGCCCGGAAGGCGTTGCGCAAGCATCGTTTTGCCGATGCCGGGCGGCCCGGTGAACAACAGGTGGTGACCGCCCGCGGCCGCCACCTCCAGCGCCCATCGTGCCTCGTCCTGTCCGACGACTTCGTTGAGATCGCCGCCCTGGTGTACCGGGG
This genomic stretch from Nocardia brasiliensis ATCC 700358 harbors:
- a CDS encoding acetoacetate decarboxylase family protein, with the translated sequence MSTHTVLGQEVRMPVRIRLAHAFMASYLVPADAAQRLIDYSGLRVLRLPAGRAMCSLVFVEYVDGDLGPYNEFGVSFMVRHHRADRGRGDLRALATNKAGVFIHQLPVDGDFTLAAGRGIWGFPKQLADFDVHHGGPLRHGTLHQDGDLIVDLTVRQGVATPRRTRTTASFEAYSHIDGVTRCTPWRMEPSGVRGRPGGATLTLGDHPIAAELRSLRLPHRAIMTSTIAGLAMTFEDAVPV
- a CDS encoding esterase/lipase family protein, which translates into the protein MTVRSLPAFLAIATALLTGTSATAHAAAEPSRIVVIVPGQYIGALPYGPMADALRTDGTEVRVLDLNGFDLTADAAAIDRVVTETRAQHRNAEIDLVTHSIGAISSRLYLKSRDGARHIGTYVSIGAPQYGSPGACGQPAAPEACPGTEFMTALNAGDDTPGPTRYYSIRSAREWADGRLDGGQCRMTPFPSLGNGGLDHTLEPANPAVWQQVRQALAGDCAGDYVDEPDGAITPEATLYPGGV
- a CDS encoding TetR/AcrR family transcriptional regulator, with product MTKQFDSVWLREPRRPKASGLHREQIIAAAVELLDAEGLEALSMRKLGAKLGAGATSLYWYVANKNELLELALDEFWGMADTPEPDDVPWRELLSDFAYNFRAVLRAHPWGAMLIGQLPSMGPNALRVTDRLRRAYVGAGFRGTDIYLASGTVMSYVLGVVLPEIAWRNSYGQLEFDRESVVEMMDHAARDYPELQADFRATTPTNPEFARAMAFDFGLLCVLDGLEARLGDDVEFQQSYTPPG
- a CDS encoding MFS transporter, which codes for MESNVVRDPRRWWILGVLCLSLLVLMLDGTVLNLAIPSLIRELNATPSDIQWILDAYVLVFAGLLLTAGSLSDRFGRRRMLILGLAVFGVASLAAVLATEPWQVVGARVAMGVGGSLLMPSTLSILMTTFAEDERRKAMAAWSTVSMVGIVAGPTLGGFLLQHYWWGSVFLLNIPVAILAIVAAVVLMPETTGEQRPVDLIGVLLSIVALVSTVYVIIEREWNIGMIALAALAAVGFVVWESRSEHPMLPLAVFRNRDFTGTCLTLLLMVFGMGAVMLMLTQYLQFVLGYGPMKAGLALLPYAVAAAVCNGLGATLGKTLSNKTLIVSGLLVMSGAFAILAVGEGYLWVLVSMLVMGIGGGLAGPAAYAAIMSAIPLEHAGVGSAMNDTLQQVGMAISIAMLGSVLAGVFTEHMPADAPEAARESIGAAFQLGFAEPAKEAFTAAMSTGSWISAGFSLAAALLGLTLLRTPRKPAEQPQTDPVDVG
- a CDS encoding peptidoglycan DD-metalloendopeptidase family protein, with product MRSTDPRRSSGWIISSAITILVSITIIALAVAAGPVGAEPTPDGLDDAISDTLVREQIPEATEKDPVIDRMRSDGEWVFGAATVPQDGDSEDAPKSTLYVAKLDDDDDWTVALEGTPEFGHLVSAAPESVVSHGEKAALTAPQPRSANTALSLPWPQGQAWYMGGGPHGISGSSRPYNSLDFNGGDGRVVAPASGRVYKTCVRNGSAEVKIVHNNGLSTTYYHMTNVIDAANGSEIAAGTYLGHIGTQLPCGGFASGPHVHMSLYRGNEPISLNGTTMGGWTFREGPEAYGGFAEREGKQVRAGGRLMNYGGGDDANPAPPTVTPTPPTSKPPTTPKPTPAPPTPKPPTTPKPPTTPKPPTTPKPPTPEPDPTLANGIVRPYPDRHRKVNLRSGPGTRNAIVGTVRDGDSVTIVCTARGDRLDGKWGPTDLWNKLDTGKWISDGFLYTGSNGPVAPDCGEPAPPNRPTPGTGTDGEENQTEDEWPDSEWPEPESPGDDWPDDGWTWDWWQYDW
- a CDS encoding tyrosine recombinase XerC, giving the protein MDELPEDLEALLTEYGRHLRLGRNRSAHTVRAYLGDARALLGHLYARSADSAVRELDLLLLRSWLAQQSAAGVARTTMARRASSARTFTAWLTQTGRLTVDPGLRLGSPKAHRVLPAVLGRQQAVGAMDAAESGAAQHDPMALRDRLIVELLYSTGIRVSELCGLDIEDVDRERRVVRVLGKGNKERSVPFGVPADEAIGAWLRHGRPAFATTESGRALLLGRRGKRLDQRQARTVVHEVVSSIPGAPDMGPHGLRHTAATHLLEGGADLRVVQELLGHASMATTQLYTHVSIERLKKVHDQAHPRA
- a CDS encoding type II toxin-antitoxin system VapC family toxin, which produces MIVVADTSGLFAAFDASAPEHDRARSALAAAALVVVCPLVFLELEHLAKRDFDWSTAGVINDWLLEHEPAGRVAVPALPSDYLRKARAVQNKYADLRLDLTDAVNVVLAAEFETDVILTLDHRDFRAIRPLTGSEGFRILPEDL
- a CDS encoding ribbon-helix-helix protein, CopG family — encoded protein: MLKKTTVMVDEEDLALIKAAAAREGRPESEIFREAFHIAALRTKRWSEDWDIPTFRSGREWTHDELKQIVHEEIIRRNT
- the dprA gene encoding DNA-processing protein DprA, which codes for MSGAAGPGAHPAGSVAEDEERRLAWVYLSRVVGGPCAALSALIEAVGVVEAARAVRECVLPESLRGPTEQRRGTDSAARDLEWMTRIGGRVVTPDDPEWPSWRLLGLAQLEAARDRDSAVPLVLWVRGHRSLRQASERALAVVGARCSTGYGNHATAEIVGELAAQGWTIVSGAAFGIDGMAHRAALAAGGGTIAVLACGIDRPYPAQHDRLLAEIAETGVVVSEYAPGTAALKHQFLSRNRLIAALADGVLVMEAGARSGARNTVKWARRLGRPALALPGPVTSAASVGCHRMIRDGEARLVTCADEVIEEAGPLRLPLSGATDPPAATAENLSGDEAVVFAALPQTGSRTPRELAEESGLSLAVVRAALPALELAGSVGTGAGGWFRTPIDRSTTEKA
- a CDS encoding YifB family Mg chelatase-like AAA ATPase, with amino-acid sequence MALGRAHSVAVTGVDGLLVEIEADIGQGLPSVHLVGLPDTALQESRNRVRSAVANSGEKWPDGRVILALSPATLPKIGSVYDLALAVSVLDAAGAVPSEPLAKTVLLGELALDGRVRRVRGILPAVIAARNAGWPAVVVPEAALAEAGLVDGITVFGAASLRTVIAWLRGEGSLPEPDGDLPAPVHQGGDLNEVVGQDEARWALEVAAAGGHHLLFTGPPGIGKTMLAQRLPGLLPPLSEAESLEVTAIHSMAGMLSGDHPLITMPPFVAPHHSTSVTAMIGGGSGTARPGAVSRAHRGVLFLDECAEIGTKVLEAMRTPLEEGEVRIARRDGVARYPARFQLVLAANPCPCAPARDIDCICAPLARRRYLGKLSGPLMDRIDIWVQMRGRSGAAFSTDQSESSAVVRERVAVARQAAVHRWREYGWLTNAEVPGHILRQRFRLPPAAIAPVETALRLGRMSARGADRAIRVAWTIADLRAAALPTDRDVLAALNFRQRGAL